A genomic segment from Anaerolineae bacterium encodes:
- a CDS encoding purine-binding chemotaxis protein CheW, with protein MPTQKSNNNRQQPINLNLFEAPAEETLDPAALAEIWARRAYELAQEPPAPAVGKTLDLLIFFLGKERYGIPVTNVREIYPREQLTPVPRTPNFVAGVFSARGRILSVIDLRAFFDLPLPANPAKKGNKGENSQAKIVVAADTDLSSFNAPRSGQMLEVGILADEVADVMTIFKEDIQPPLTTHTGVRAEYMQGITADLLVVLNLDTLLHDKRLIVQEELL; from the coding sequence ATGCCCACTCAAAAGTCAAACAACAATCGCCAGCAACCCATCAACCTGAATTTATTTGAAGCCCCGGCAGAGGAAACCCTGGACCCGGCCGCGCTGGCCGAAATATGGGCTCGTCGCGCCTATGAACTGGCCCAGGAGCCGCCGGCCCCGGCTGTGGGCAAAACCCTGGACCTGCTCATTTTCTTTCTGGGCAAGGAGCGGTACGGCATTCCGGTAACCAACGTGCGGGAAATCTATCCCCGGGAACAACTCACCCCTGTCCCGCGCACGCCCAATTTTGTGGCCGGTGTTTTTAGCGCCAGGGGCCGAATTTTATCTGTGATAGATTTACGCGCCTTTTTTGACCTGCCCCTTCCCGCCAATCCCGCTAAAAAGGGAAACAAGGGGGAAAACAGCCAGGCTAAAATTGTTGTGGCGGCCGATACCGATCTCAGCTCATTCAACGCCCCCCGTTCCGGCCAAATGTTAGAAGTAGGTATTTTGGCCGACGAAGTGGCCGATGTGATGACCATTTTTAAGGAAGATATCCAGCCCCCGCTCACCACCCATACCGGGGTTCGGGCGGAATACATGCAAGGCATTACCGCCGACCTGCTCGTTGTGCTCAACCTTGACACCTTGCTCCACGATAAGCGATTGATTGTACAGGAGGAATTATTATGA
- a CDS encoding SDR family oxidoreductase, with the protein MWRINLSILDHFRLDNRVALVTGGNQGLGRAMATALAEAGARVAITSRNRQRAQTAAAEVQSATGQPCQGYACDVVNPEQVTTLVNQVLADFGQIDILINNAGINIRGSIEALSLEDFRQVQDTNVTGVWLMCQAVAPYLKAQKYGRVINLGSIMSLVALPQRTSYAASKGAVLQLTRALAVEWAPYGITVNAMLPGPFATEMNRSLLNDPEQYQAFAAKIPLGRWGELAEIGGLAVFLASDAASFITGAGIPIDGGWTAI; encoded by the coding sequence ATGTGGAGGATAAATTTGAGCATCTTGGATCATTTTCGTCTCGATAACCGCGTGGCCCTCGTTACCGGCGGCAATCAAGGCCTGGGCCGGGCGATGGCCACCGCCCTGGCCGAGGCCGGAGCCAGGGTAGCCATCACCAGCCGCAACCGGCAGCGGGCCCAAACGGCTGCGGCAGAAGTGCAGTCGGCCACCGGCCAACCATGCCAGGGCTATGCCTGCGACGTGGTCAATCCAGAACAAGTAACCACGTTGGTGAACCAGGTGCTGGCCGATTTTGGCCAGATTGACATTTTGATCAATAACGCCGGGATCAATATCCGGGGATCCATTGAGGCATTGTCGTTAGAGGATTTTCGGCAAGTGCAGGATACCAACGTTACCGGCGTGTGGTTGATGTGCCAGGCAGTGGCGCCGTATCTAAAAGCGCAGAAATACGGGCGGGTCATCAACCTTGGCTCTATCATGTCGCTCGTGGCCCTGCCGCAGCGCACTTCGTATGCGGCCAGCAAAGGAGCCGTGCTCCAATTGACCCGCGCCCTGGCTGTGGAATGGGCGCCTTACGGCATTACCGTCAACGCTATGCTGCCCGGCCCCTTTGCCACCGAGATGAATCGCAGTCTGTTAAACGACCCCGAACAGTACCAGGCCTTTGCCGCCAAAATCCCCCTGGGACGGTGGGGCGAGTTGGCTGAAATTGGCGGGCTGGCGGTATTTCTGGCCAGCGATGCCGCCAGTTTTATCACCGGGGCGGGTATTCCCATTGACGGCGGCTGGACAGCGATTTAG
- the cheB gene encoding chemotaxis-specific protein-glutamate methyltransferase CheB gives METQNTPIRVLIVEDSLVARELLVSILQNAPGFQVIGTAQNGIEAVRLTKRLQPDVIAMDVYMPEMDGLEATRQIMAETPRPIVMVSASFNKNENKLSFDALQAGALTILEKPSIDDPPEMHELLINQLRLMAEVKVVRRWGRSRPTSLLTRPPGARQNGKSKIHLLTIASSTGGPGVLAKILGNLPADFPVPILIVQHIMAGFSEGLAAWLNQLAPAEVRLAQQGDQPKPGQALIAPDNRHMLVNEKGLILLSQAAPQNGLRPAANFLFNSAAQVYGGGAIGVVLTGMGNDGAEGLLALRRAGAHTIAQDEASCVVFGMPAVAIELGAAEQVLPADKIAAALMALV, from the coding sequence ATGGAAACCCAAAATACCCCCATCCGGGTGCTGATTGTGGAAGACTCGCTGGTGGCGCGTGAGTTGCTGGTTTCCATATTGCAAAACGCGCCCGGTTTTCAGGTAATTGGCACCGCCCAGAACGGCATTGAAGCCGTGCGCCTGACCAAACGGCTCCAGCCGGATGTTATTGCCATGGACGTGTACATGCCGGAGATGGACGGCCTGGAAGCCACCCGCCAAATCATGGCCGAAACGCCGCGCCCCATTGTGATGGTCAGCGCCAGTTTTAACAAAAATGAAAACAAACTTTCATTTGACGCTTTGCAGGCCGGGGCGCTGACCATTTTGGAAAAACCAAGCATAGACGACCCCCCCGAAATGCACGAGTTGTTGATCAATCAACTCAGGTTGATGGCGGAGGTTAAAGTGGTGCGGCGCTGGGGCCGGTCACGCCCCACTTCTCTGTTGACCCGTCCCCCCGGCGCGCGCCAAAACGGAAAATCAAAAATTCATCTATTGACCATTGCCTCTTCCACCGGCGGGCCGGGGGTGCTGGCTAAAATCCTGGGCAACCTGCCGGCCGATTTTCCGGTTCCTATTTTGATTGTCCAGCACATTATGGCCGGTTTTTCTGAAGGTTTGGCCGCCTGGCTTAACCAACTGGCCCCCGCCGAGGTGCGTTTGGCTCAACAGGGCGACCAGCCGAAACCCGGCCAGGCGCTCATTGCCCCGGATAACCGGCACATGCTGGTCAACGAAAAGGGCCTGATTTTGCTCAGCCAGGCGGCGCCGCAAAACGGCTTGCGCCCGGCGGCCAATTTTCTGTTCAACTCGGCCGCCCAGGTGTACGGCGGCGGCGCTATAGGCGTTGTTTTAACCGGAATGGGTAACGACGGCGCCGAAGGTTTGCTGGCCTTGCGCCGGGCGGGAGCGCATACCATTGCCCAAGATGAAGCCTCGTGCGTAGTGTTTGGAATGCCGGCTGTAGCCATTGAACTTGGCGCGGCAGAACAAGTTTTGCCCGCCGATAAAATTGCTGCCGCGCTAATGGCATTGGTATAG
- a CDS encoding GAF domain-containing protein has protein sequence MKVLKRTNWTIRHKVLAIAIILSILAVVAGAIIGLLTMNMMTLRIDPISSSIALAVVIMVGLVLVNQLQKAITIQDAQMAEQTKQLEVVIDLSQRFSGILDLNTLMKEVVTITKETFNYYHIHIYLVDEARENLYVAEGYGRAGEELKSKGHKFSINAPQSLVARAARERQIINVGNVKEDPSWAPNPVLPDTCAEMAVPVVLGDEVVGVLDVQSSKINGLTPDDEKTIQILANQVAIAVHNTRLFAQMQEARQYLEHTVDDYLAFVELVAEGDLSTRLSLNGHEEGDALLTLGQNLNNMVERLEVMTRQIREATANITRAAAEILSSTTQQASAANEQSSAISQTSTTIDEVKTIVEQAFTKARAVAEQAQRTRDVSQTGQQAITETVGSMNQIKEKVEGIAENILALSEQTQQIGEITATVNDIASQSNLLALNASVEAARAGEHGKGFAVVAVEVRNLAEQSKQATAQVKAILNEIQRATNAAVMATEEGTKGVDTGVNLTGQAGETIKQLAANIAESANAAQQIVASAQQQTTGMEQIALAIENINQATVQNLASIRQAEKSAQDLSDVAQQLETLVARYKLN, from the coding sequence ATGAAAGTCCTAAAACGCACAAATTGGACCATTCGCCACAAAGTGTTGGCCATTGCCATCATCTTGAGTATCCTGGCCGTTGTGGCCGGGGCCATCATCGGTCTTTTGACCATGAATATGATGACTTTACGGATAGACCCTATTAGCAGCAGCATCGCCCTGGCCGTGGTTATTATGGTGGGCCTGGTGTTGGTCAACCAACTCCAAAAAGCCATCACTATTCAAGATGCGCAAATGGCCGAACAAACCAAACAACTGGAAGTGGTCATTGACCTGAGCCAGCGCTTCTCGGGTATTTTAGACCTGAACACCCTGATGAAAGAAGTGGTGACCATTACCAAAGAAACCTTCAATTATTACCACATCCACATCTATTTGGTGGACGAAGCGCGCGAAAACCTGTACGTGGCCGAAGGTTATGGCCGGGCCGGGGAAGAGCTAAAAAGCAAGGGGCACAAATTTTCAATTAACGCGCCCCAAAGCCTAGTGGCCCGCGCGGCCCGCGAGCGACAAATTATTAACGTGGGCAATGTAAAAGAAGACCCCAGTTGGGCGCCCAATCCCGTGCTGCCCGATACTTGCGCCGAAATGGCCGTCCCCGTGGTGTTGGGCGACGAAGTGGTTGGCGTGCTGGACGTGCAAAGCTCAAAAATAAACGGCTTAACCCCCGACGATGAAAAAACCATCCAAATTTTGGCCAACCAGGTGGCCATTGCCGTGCATAATACGCGCCTTTTTGCCCAAATGCAGGAGGCGCGGCAATATCTGGAACACACGGTTGACGACTACCTGGCCTTTGTGGAATTGGTCGCCGAGGGCGACCTGTCCACCCGCCTCTCGTTGAACGGCCACGAGGAAGGAGACGCCCTGCTCACCCTGGGCCAAAACCTGAACAATATGGTGGAGCGCCTGGAAGTGATGACCCGCCAGATCCGCGAGGCTACGGCCAACATCACCCGCGCCGCCGCCGAGATTTTATCTTCCACCACCCAGCAGGCTTCCGCCGCCAACGAGCAATCATCGGCCATCTCCCAAACCTCAACCACCATTGACGAGGTAAAAACCATTGTTGAACAAGCCTTTACCAAGGCCCGGGCCGTGGCCGAACAGGCCCAACGCACCCGCGACGTTTCCCAAACCGGCCAGCAGGCCATCACCGAGACGGTGGGCAGTATGAACCAGATCAAAGAAAAGGTGGAAGGCATTGCCGAAAATATCCTGGCCTTGAGCGAACAAACGCAACAAATCGGCGAAATCACGGCCACGGTCAACGACATTGCTTCTCAAAGCAACTTACTGGCCCTCAACGCCTCGGTTGAGGCGGCCCGCGCCGGCGAGCATGGCAAAGGTTTTGCCGTGGTGGCCGTTGAGGTGCGCAACCTGGCCGAGCAGTCCAAACAGGCTACAGCCCAGGTAAAGGCGATCCTCAACGAAATCCAACGGGCCACCAACGCCGCCGTGATGGCCACCGAAGAAGGCACCAAGGGCGTAGATACCGGCGTAAACCTCACCGGCCAGGCCGGGGAGACCATCAAACAATTGGCGGCCAACATTGCCGAGAGCGCCAATGCCGCCCAGCAGATTGTGGCCAGCGCCCAACAACAAACAACAGGCATGGAGCAAATCGCCCTGGCCATTGAGAATATCAATCAGGCCACCGTGCAAAACCTGGCCTCTATTCGCCAGGCCGAAAAAAGCGCCCAGGATTTATCCGACGTGGCCCAGCAACTGGAAACTTTGGTCGCCAGATATAAACTCAACTGA
- a CDS encoding response regulator — MITPTKALIVDDEEVIRDFCEITLQHEGFTVHTAPNGQVALEALANEPYDLILLDISMPVMNGLTVLEHIASDYNHVSAIMMTGYATLESAVLAQDLGAEGFILKPFDNRKLVRVINQVLERRRLRQDYARLQAHLPLIALSHRLVTEQSLESLAEAALKIACAETGAVAAALWLLPAPAAFLRRPEDWPDTAPAPLAHIGQSLLLPDLKAWPDPTRTAWLALNEQNKAVSDITQASLLHLLLQTEGQQVGVMSLASPARHLTTNDLDFLTVMSNYLAVGLENRYLYEAIDLARQEWKTIFNTFNDGLVAHRAGDGLITRANQAMATWLNTTVEALIHRPITHIPIDEQGHTLGDLPLPGSEEEPGNGPGWQATEFASPPWAPGKSFRVRTFPLYKTGPGGEPEQELIEMIHVLEDVTLANKMQTQLLQTEKLSALGRLLASLAHEINNPLQALRSGLRLLARPNLDDEKRQRYVATLDKEVERLIDTTLQTLEFARPGRVGKKSTNLNQLLRETLILVSKQLQRQQIETALALGSDLPPLLVVPDQIKQVFLNLILNAIDAMPDGGRLSLTTRHLPADNLAAATLADTGRGISPEILNRIYEPFFSTKEAGTGLGLSISYSIVEAHGGRIEVESKPGAGSTFTVYLPVKDNA; from the coding sequence ATGATCACGCCAACCAAAGCGTTGATTGTAGATGATGAAGAAGTAATCCGGGATTTCTGTGAAATCACGCTTCAACACGAAGGCTTTACCGTCCACACGGCCCCCAACGGCCAGGTTGCGCTGGAAGCGCTGGCTAACGAACCATACGATTTAATTCTGCTTGATATTAGCATGCCGGTGATGAATGGATTGACCGTGCTGGAACACATCGCCAGCGATTACAACCACGTCAGCGCCATTATGATGACGGGTTACGCCACCCTGGAGTCGGCGGTACTGGCCCAAGATTTAGGCGCCGAGGGCTTTATCTTAAAACCCTTTGACAACAGAAAATTGGTGAGAGTGATCAACCAGGTGCTAGAACGCCGCCGCTTGCGCCAGGATTACGCCCGGCTCCAGGCCCACTTGCCCCTGATCGCCCTCAGCCATCGCCTGGTTACAGAACAAAGCCTGGAATCGTTGGCCGAAGCTGCCCTGAAAATTGCCTGCGCCGAAACCGGGGCCGTGGCCGCGGCGCTCTGGCTATTGCCCGCGCCTGCCGCTTTTCTACGACGGCCGGAAGATTGGCCGGATACCGCGCCGGCCCCCCTGGCTCATATCGGCCAGTCTCTTTTGCTGCCTGACCTCAAGGCCTGGCCCGACCCGACCAGGACAGCCTGGTTGGCCCTTAACGAGCAAAACAAGGCCGTGTCGGACATCACCCAGGCCAGCCTATTGCACCTGCTGCTGCAAACAGAGGGCCAACAAGTGGGGGTGATGAGCCTGGCCAGCCCGGCCCGCCACCTGACCACCAACGATCTGGATTTCCTGACGGTGATGAGTAACTATCTGGCTGTGGGCCTGGAAAATCGCTACCTGTACGAAGCCATTGATCTGGCCCGCCAGGAGTGGAAAACAATTTTTAATACCTTCAATGACGGCCTGGTGGCCCACCGGGCCGGTGACGGCCTCATTACCCGGGCCAACCAGGCTATGGCTACCTGGTTAAACACCACCGTGGAAGCGCTCATCCACCGGCCCATCACCCACATTCCCATTGACGAGCAGGGCCATACTCTTGGTGATTTGCCGCTGCCCGGCAGTGAGGAAGAGCCGGGCAATGGTCCGGGCTGGCAGGCCACGGAGTTCGCTTCACCGCCCTGGGCGCCGGGCAAATCCTTTCGGGTGAGAACGTTTCCCCTCTACAAAACCGGCCCTGGCGGCGAGCCGGAACAGGAATTGATCGAGATGATCCACGTGCTAGAGGATGTCACCCTGGCTAACAAAATGCAAACGCAACTGCTGCAAACCGAAAAACTGTCGGCCCTGGGCCGTCTGCTGGCCTCGCTGGCCCACGAAATCAACAATCCCCTGCAAGCCCTGCGCAGCGGCCTGCGCCTGCTGGCCCGCCCCAACCTGGACGACGAAAAACGGCAGCGTTACGTGGCCACCCTGGATAAAGAAGTGGAACGTCTCATTGATACCACTCTGCAAACCCTTGAATTTGCTCGCCCCGGCCGGGTGGGCAAAAAATCTACCAACCTCAATCAATTGCTCAGAGAAACGTTAATTCTGGTGAGCAAACAACTCCAACGCCAGCAAATTGAAACGGCCCTGGCTTTAGGTTCAGATTTACCCCCCCTGCTGGTCGTCCCCGACCAGATCAAACAGGTTTTTCTTAACCTGATTTTGAACGCCATTGATGCCATGCCCGACGGCGGACGCTTGAGTTTGACCACCCGCCATCTTCCAGCCGACAACCTGGCGGCGGCGACTCTGGCCGACACGGGGCGGGGCATATCGCCCGAAATTCTCAATAGAATTTACGAGCCATTCTTCTCCACCAAAGAAGCCGGCACCGGCCTGGGACTTTCCATCAGCTACAGTATTGTGGAAGCGCACGGCGGGCGCATTGAGGTGGAAAGCAAGCCCGGCGCCGGCAGCACTTTTACGGTTTATTTGCCGGTTAAGGATAACGCTTAA
- a CDS encoding hybrid sensor histidine kinase/response regulator, which translates to MGLSEKIRQQLIESFKIEQGEHIEKITQGLLTLEKDPASEKRQALLEEIFREAHSLKGAARAVGMTTIESLGHALEDLLLGVKEGQLDLSPELLDLLYQTLDAVELVMQRIEAGDSTPPAAVLALLARLEEAKTNLEQGITPDGAKTKLPKSKAEPPQNDKVRKEVSQAPKRSPQKEKPEPQEREETIETPAPAAQPPPVGPQVDETIRVSVSKLDALMAQFSELLGAKIRAEQRLAEVRDLQMLAAEWHKDWMALRSHYNRLIRNGHQDKGKDVAALTHFATYNQEQLRALNTRSNSLYRQLSNDTMRLSLIINELQEEIKRVRMLPLSTITTTFGRMVRDVAREQNKQVHLTIEGGETELDKRVLEQIKDPLIHLLRNAVDHGLEPPVEREKSGKPDRGNIFLSASQQGNRIIITVKDDGRGLDLEAIRASAIRKGLLRMGEADKLSDTEVAHLIFSSGLSTSRIITDISGRGVGMDVVRRNVEELHGTLEVEFEPKQGTTFTMTLPLTLASSRGLLVRAGEQTFALPLTSVERMLQIKPEAVASVEGKEAITYLGQPIAVAWLADLLELPPDSRDARQLTVVIVAVAEKRLGLIVDDLVGEQEVVIKNLGRQLAKVGGLAGATLLGSGEVILVLHVADLIKLAARARARPVVTTDAEQKETDQRKTILVVDDSITTRTLEKNILEAVGYEVKLATDGKEALGVLATDGLPHLIVSDINMPRLDGFELTSRIKNDTRYADIPVILVTSLDSPADKARGIEVGADAYIVKSSFDQGNLLDTIEQLV; encoded by the coding sequence ATGGGACTCAGTGAAAAAATCCGCCAACAATTAATTGAGAGCTTCAAAATTGAGCAGGGTGAGCACATTGAAAAGATCACCCAGGGCTTACTGACCCTGGAAAAAGACCCTGCCTCTGAAAAACGACAGGCTTTGTTGGAAGAAATCTTCCGGGAGGCGCACAGCCTCAAAGGCGCAGCGCGAGCGGTAGGGATGACGACTATCGAGAGCCTGGGCCATGCCCTGGAAGACCTGCTCTTGGGCGTTAAAGAGGGGCAGTTGGACCTGTCGCCGGAATTGCTTGACCTGCTGTATCAAACCCTGGACGCCGTTGAATTGGTGATGCAGCGGATTGAAGCCGGCGACTCGACCCCGCCCGCGGCCGTTTTGGCCCTGTTGGCGCGTTTGGAAGAAGCCAAAACAAACCTTGAACAGGGGATAACGCCGGACGGCGCCAAAACAAAACTGCCCAAAAGTAAAGCCGAACCGCCGCAAAACGACAAGGTCCGAAAAGAGGTTAGCCAGGCCCCAAAACGTTCTCCCCAGAAAGAAAAGCCCGAACCACAGGAGCGCGAAGAAACAATTGAAACTCCGGCTCCGGCTGCTCAACCTCCCCCCGTCGGGCCGCAAGTTGACGAAACCATCCGGGTTTCGGTGAGCAAGTTGGATGCTTTGATGGCTCAATTCAGCGAGCTACTGGGCGCTAAAATTCGGGCCGAGCAGCGGTTGGCCGAGGTGCGCGATCTCCAGATGCTGGCCGCCGAATGGCATAAGGATTGGATGGCTTTACGCAGCCATTACAACCGGCTCATCCGCAACGGTCACCAGGATAAGGGCAAAGACGTGGCAGCCCTCACCCACTTTGCCACCTATAATCAGGAGCAACTGCGCGCACTGAACACCCGCTCCAACTCCCTCTATCGCCAATTGTCTAACGACACCATGCGATTGTCGTTGATTATCAATGAACTGCAAGAGGAGATCAAACGGGTGCGGATGCTGCCCCTCTCCACCATCACCACCACCTTTGGCCGCATGGTGCGCGATGTGGCCCGCGAGCAAAACAAACAGGTGCACCTGACCATTGAGGGCGGCGAAACCGAACTGGACAAGCGGGTCTTGGAGCAAATCAAAGACCCGCTCATCCACCTGCTGCGCAACGCTGTTGACCACGGCCTTGAACCGCCCGTTGAGCGCGAAAAGTCCGGCAAACCGGACCGGGGCAATATCTTCCTCTCGGCCAGCCAGCAGGGAAACCGCATTATCATCACGGTAAAGGATGATGGGCGGGGCCTGGACCTGGAAGCTATTCGCGCCTCGGCCATCCGCAAGGGCCTGCTCAGAATGGGCGAAGCCGACAAACTCAGCGATACCGAAGTGGCCCATCTTATCTTTAGCTCCGGCCTGTCCACCAGCAGAATTATTACCGACATCTCCGGCCGGGGCGTGGGCATGGACGTGGTGCGCCGCAACGTGGAAGAGCTGCACGGCACCCTGGAAGTGGAGTTTGAACCCAAGCAGGGCACTACCTTTACCATGACCCTGCCCTTAACCCTGGCCAGCTCACGCGGCCTGCTGGTTCGCGCCGGAGAGCAAACTTTTGCCCTGCCGCTGACCAGCGTAGAGCGGATGTTGCAAATAAAACCCGAAGCCGTGGCCAGCGTGGAGGGCAAAGAAGCCATCACCTACCTGGGCCAGCCGATTGCCGTGGCCTGGCTGGCCGACCTGTTGGAGTTACCCCCTGACTCCAGGGACGCCCGGCAACTGACTGTGGTGATTGTGGCCGTTGCCGAAAAGCGGTTGGGGCTGATTGTTGACGACCTGGTGGGCGAACAGGAAGTGGTGATCAAAAATTTAGGCCGGCAACTGGCCAAAGTGGGCGGTTTGGCCGGAGCCACCCTGCTTGGCTCCGGCGAAGTGATCCTGGTGCTGCACGTGGCCGACCTGATTAAACTGGCCGCCCGCGCCCGCGCCCGCCCGGTAGTGACCACGGACGCCGAGCAAAAAGAAACCGACCAGCGTAAAACCATCCTGGTGGTAGACGATTCAATCACCACCCGCACCCTGGAGAAAAACATCCTGGAAGCGGTTGGTTACGAGGTCAAACTGGCGACCGATGGCAAAGAAGCCCTGGGCGTGCTGGCTACCGACGGCCTGCCCCACCTGATTGTGTCTGATATTAATATGCCCCGGCTGGACGGTTTTGAGTTGACCAGCCGGATCAAAAACGATACCCGTTACGCCGATATTCCCGTGATCCTGGTCACTTCTCTGGACTCGCCGGCCGACAAAGCGCGGGGCATTGAAGTGGGCGCGGATGCCTATATTGTCAAAAGCAGTTTTGACCAGGGCAATTTGTTAGACACCATTGAGCAATTGGTGTAG
- a CDS encoding chemotaxis protein CheW, with product MSQKTIASPEKTGPELDLPALLTFKVAEQVYGLPVTNVARIIEMVTITRLPDVPATIQGIINLQGKAVPVMDLRQRFGLPPKPYGLHTPIILTDIDGTGRMLGLVVDMVEDVLDVSPEHVEITETIVPTELAGQMTAQAGHLAGVAKVNRQMILILNMRALLNPSEQLKLSHVLGSEGRTNGEDGRKS from the coding sequence ATGAGTCAAAAAACAATTGCCTCTCCTGAAAAAACGGGGCCTGAGCTTGATCTGCCGGCCTTGCTCACTTTTAAGGTGGCCGAGCAGGTGTATGGGTTACCCGTAACCAACGTGGCGCGTATCATTGAAATGGTCACTATTACCCGTTTGCCCGATGTTCCGGCAACCATTCAGGGTATCATCAATCTCCAGGGTAAAGCCGTGCCGGTGATGGATTTGCGCCAGCGTTTTGGCTTGCCGCCAAAACCCTATGGTTTGCACACGCCCATCATCCTCACCGACATAGACGGCACCGGCCGGATGTTGGGCCTGGTGGTAGATATGGTGGAGGATGTGCTCGACGTTTCGCCCGAACATGTAGAAATAACCGAAACAATCGTGCCCACCGAACTGGCCGGCCAGATGACGGCCCAGGCCGGTCACCTGGCCGGAGTGGCCAAAGTCAACCGGCAAATGATCCTTATCCTCAACATGCGGGCCTTGTTGAATCCCTCGGAACAACTCAAATTATCGCATGTATTGGGCAGTGAGGGCCGGACGAATGGTGAAGACGGCAGGAAAAGCTAG
- a CDS encoding response regulator transcription factor, translating to MELPEANNILIVDDEDSLRFFLSEELTGHGYRVYTAADGREALAFLENTAVDVAVIDLQMPGLNGLELMSAMQALPDSPELIMLTAHATLEISIKAMRRGCSDFLLKPCDVDELLGSVSQAMARRRQKLRQKMAARLLADSLGLDTSSPVSRTERYTAPTPTAATLAVGGLILDMEAMTATKEGQLLSLTPTEFRLLVTLMKRPNHPHTFQELAEVTHGQQVDRAEARDLLKSHIGRLRQKLGQAADGQAYIANVRGVGYKFEGG from the coding sequence ATGGAATTGCCTGAAGCAAACAACATTCTCATTGTAGACGACGAAGACAGCCTGCGCTTCTTTTTATCTGAAGAACTAACGGGGCATGGCTACCGGGTTTACACTGCCGCCGATGGCCGGGAGGCCCTGGCCTTTCTGGAAAACACTGCGGTTGACGTGGCCGTGATTGACCTGCAAATGCCCGGCCTCAACGGTTTGGAGTTGATGAGCGCCATGCAAGCGTTGCCGGACTCCCCAGAACTGATTATGCTCACCGCCCACGCCACCCTGGAAATCTCCATTAAGGCCATGCGGCGCGGGTGCAGCGACTTTTTATTGAAACCGTGTGATGTTGACGAACTGTTGGGCAGCGTGAGCCAGGCCATGGCCCGCCGCCGCCAAAAATTGCGGCAAAAAATGGCGGCGCGCCTATTGGCCGATAGTTTGGGCCTGGATACCTCGTCGCCAGTGAGTCGAACAGAGCGTTATACTGCGCCTACGCCAACCGCCGCCACGCTGGCGGTTGGCGGCCTGATTTTGGACATGGAAGCCATGACCGCAACTAAAGAAGGCCAGCTCCTCTCGCTCACGCCAACCGAGTTTCGCCTGCTGGTAACGCTGATGAAACGGCCCAACCATCCCCACACGTTCCAGGAACTGGCCGAAGTGACGCACGGCCAACAGGTTGACCGGGCTGAGGCGCGTGACTTGCTCAAAAGCCACATCGGGCGTTTGCGCCAAAAACTGGGCCAGGCCGCCGACGGCCAGGCCTACATTGCCAACGTGCGGGGGGTAGGCTACAAATTTGAGGGAGGATAA
- a CDS encoding response regulator, translating into MKKRILIVDDEPNLAFLLAENLLDLGPDYEIEVCNSSADALALNKTKPFDLVITDLMMPEINGLTLTKYLIQQKPEIKLILITAYGNEDVALKAKNLGISSYITKPFAMEDMLTAVQTALEPNVVSHAY; encoded by the coding sequence ATGAAAAAGCGCATTCTAATTGTTGATGATGAACCCAACCTGGCTTTTCTACTGGCTGAAAATTTGCTTGATCTGGGGCCTGACTATGAAATCGAGGTCTGCAATTCAAGCGCAGATGCGCTGGCGCTGAATAAAACCAAGCCCTTTGACCTGGTGATCACCGATTTGATGATGCCCGAAATCAACGGCCTGACCCTGACCAAGTATTTGATCCAACAAAAACCCGAAATAAAACTCATTTTGATCACGGCTTATGGGAATGAAGACGTTGCCCTGAAAGCCAAAAATTTAGGCATCAGCAGTTATATTACCAAACCGTTTGCCATGGAAGACATGCTTACCGCCGTGCAAACCGCTCTGGAACCAAACGTTGTGAGCCATGCGTATTAG